A region of the Nodularia sp. LEGE 06071 genome:
CACCACCATCATTTGTTTCCAAAAGGGTAGCATCGCTACCTACGAGAAAACCATGCTGAGGGTTATCAGTAAAGGCAATATCCAGCAGCTTCGAGTCTGTTGGCACAGAAATAATCGCCCAAGGGTTGGAGACGGTAGAGGGGACTTTGCTACAACCTATACACAAGAAAACTACTATCAACAAGGCAAATACTCTCTGCCAACTTTTCATAATACCCATTGAATGCATCAGTATTTTTGACTTTTTTCTAAATTTTTCATCTTAATGGCGATCGCTGCCCTCTAAACCTGTTAAAAAAGATAACGGGTCTTATTGTAAGCCGTAGAGACTGATAAAAAACAAGAATCCAAGAGCTAAAGCCCCAAAAATCAGGATATTTTTTTGCCCTGGTGTCAGCCGATTAACACCCAGACCATAACCAAGATTTTCTTTAAAACCCGATACCGTACCAGCAGGGCCAATATTGGCGAAAGCCGTCTTCTTGGCAGTACAGACTGGACAACGCCAAGTTATGGGCAGTTCAGCAAAGGGGGTTTCTGGATCAATATTATGGCTATCGTCTCCCTTCTCAGGTTCGTAAACATAACCACAGGCACGGCATTCATAACGGTCTAATGCCGGAGTTTCAACAGCTTGTTCGCTAGCTTGTTCGCTCATGGCTAAATCCTCACAGAGGAGAAATATTAAATATACGTTACAAATTATGACATAACTGTGAGACTTTTCTATCACTAATCCCAAAGTTATCCTGGACGTAATTAGAAATTACACATTAAAAAAGCAGACCATACAAGCTTCTGGAGAATTTTCTTGATTTTACTGGCATCATCCTGTAGTAGCCAATTCGATCATCTAGAAAAATTATGCATATATTGACATAAACTAGTTATTATGGTTCAATTTCGTCGTCAAGCAAATAATTAGCCAAAAAATTTGTCTGTAATCAATAATTAGGCAGATTAAATCAAGGTCTATGTCACTGCAATAGTTAGCAGTAAGATTTGTTTAGTTTCTCCTAAACATTTTAATCAGCTTGCGTGAAAATTTACTCAACCAGGGGATGGCAATTTTATGACAAAGCCTCAGCTTTCTATCATTATCCCCATGAGGGGAGGTGTTCAAAACTCCTGGCTACAAGAACTGTTAAAAATCCGAGGTAATGCTGAATTTATTTTGGTTTATCCACCTCATGTCCCTTTTATACCGATTACTGAGCCTCGTTTACGCCAAATTACAAGTCCTTTGCAGGGAGAAGTCATTCAAAGAGTTACAGCTTTGCTAAATGCAGCAGGTGAATATGTTCTTTCCATTAACTGTGATGAGTATCTTCATCCGAATATTGTAGAAATTGCCGAAGATTATTTTAGTAACTTTCCTGATAGTTATTTTTTTAGATTAAAACAAGTAGATTTTCCCTTTGGTGAAGTACTCGTTGATCAGCCCTGGGCTTCCCTGAATAATATTAAAGATATCGAAATAAACAAACCTAATACAGAAAAAACGTACTCTCAATCAGAAAAGGAATATACGATGCGAGAGATTCCCATTGTTCCTTTAAATAATAAACCGGACTTTCTGGGATTTTTTACAGGACGTAAAGATCATTTAGGCGGCCATCAAGAAAACTTTGACAAAAAAGTCTGGAAAAATGAATTAGTTCAGGAAACGCTAAAAGGTATTGTCCCCACTTTTACTATCTTTGGTCCATTGAAATATATTCCCTTTTGGACAGCCGATAGATTAATGGGATTATCTGTACAGGCAAAATTTTTTGAGCCTGGGAAAATAGCAGGTCATTGGCTATCATCTCCAGAACAACTTCGCACTGAAAACAATCCTCCAAACTACCCCAGAAAAAATCGCCGTTACGTATTATCTGAGTTGTCAATACTCAGGCAATTCCCAGGTTTTGGTTATATCTGGAACTTGGTAGTATTTGATAAAGGAGGCATTTTTATGATTTGGTATCCTAGAGATACACTTAAAAGTCTTGCTGAAAAACTAGGTCTCAATAAACCTAATGTTTCCCAGTAAATAGCGATGAGACTTTGACCTCATGGAGAATAAGACCCACACACTACCATCAGTGTGTCTATTTCCACGATTTCAGAACAGCCTTAAAGATATAATGTAAAAGAACATTGTCCATGTATGTCAGTGAACAGCAAACAGCGAATACTATCTCTAGTTTAGTGAAAAGTTATCAAGTAATTAAACCGATAACTATTCGTTGTTCACTGACAACTGATCCCCTTACACCATAAGCGGTAGATATTCATTGTGTTTGTCCTCAGCGGTTACGAATACCTTCTAGGCTTCTTCATCATCTGTAGCCTAGTTCCTGCCCTTGCACTTTCAGCCTCCAAGCTCCTGCGACCCAGAGGTAACAGCCTAGAACGGCTCACTACATACGAATCTGGCATGGAACCAATTGGGGGAGCCTGGATTCAGTTCAATATTCGCTACTATATGTTTGCTCTCGTCTTCGTCGTCTTTGATGTGGAGACTGTATTCTTGTACCCTTGGGCAGTGGCCTTCCACCGTCTGGGGCTTTTGGCATTCATTGAAGCCTTAGTTTTCATTGCAATTCTTGTAGTTGCCCTAGTCTACGCATGGCGTAAAGGAGCGTTGGAATGGTCTTGAATTCAAATTTAACAACCTCAGACAAAGAGCAAATCATCAACCCGGTGGAACGTCCCGCCATCACTCAGGATTTATCAGAAAACGTTATCCTGACCACAGTTGACGACCTCTATAACTGGGCGAGGCTTTCGAGTTTGTGGCCTTTGTTGTTTGGTACAGCTTGCTGCTTTATTGAGTTTGCCGCTTTAATCGGCTCCCGGTTTGATTTTGACCGTTTCGGTCTCATTCCCCGTTCTAGCCCCCGTCAAGCCGATTTAATTATTACAGCAGGGACAATTACCATGAAGATGGCACCTCAATTGGTGCGTCTTTATGAACAAATGCCGGAACCAAAGTATGTGATCGCTATGGGTGCTTGTACAATCACTGGTGGGATGTTTAGCATGGATTCTCCCACGGCTGTACGTGGAGTTGATAAACTGATTCCTGTAGATGTTTACTTGCCTGGTTGTCCCCCCCGTCCAGAAGCGATTATCGACGCAATTATTAAATTGCGGAAAAAGATAGCTAATGATTCTATGCAGGAACGGGGTCAACTGAAGCAAACCCACCGTTTCTACAGTACAACTCACAATCTCAAGCCTACGGAGCAAATTTTAACTGGTAAATATTTGCAGTCAGAAACTCGCTACACACCACCGAAAGAATTGACAGAAGCGATTGGTCTGCCAGTTCCACCTGCGCTGCTGACAGCAAAGACACAAGAGAAGGAGCAAAACCGTGGCTGAAGAAGATTCCCAACCAGTACCAGCAGCAGAAGAGTCTCTGGTTAAAGCCGGACCGATTTCCCAATGGTTAACGGAAAATGGTTTTGATCATGAGTCTTTGGCACCTGATAAGCTTGGGGTAGAAATCATTAAGGTGGAGTCAGATTTCTTGCTCCCTATCTCTACCGCCCTTTATGCTTACGGGTTTAATTATCTTCAGTTTCAATCTGGGATTGACCTTGGCCCAGGAGAGGATTTGGTCAGTGTCTATCACTTGATTAAAGTCGGTGATGATGCTGTTAAACCTGAAGAAATTCGGGTGAAGGTGTTCTTACCTCGTGAAAATCCCAGCGTGCCTTCAGTTTACTGGATCTGGAAAACCGCAGACTGGCAAGAACGCGAAACTTACGATATGTTTGGCATTGTCTACGAAGGTCACCCGAATCTCAAGCGGATTTTGATGCCGGAAGATTGGGTGGGTTGGCCTTTGCGGAAGGATTATATCTCGCCTGATTTCTACGAGTTGCAAGATGCTTATTAGGTAGCGCTGAGTTTCAGCAGTGAGAATTTTGGTCAACTCACCTTAACCCCTTTCCGATATCGGAGAGGGGTAATGTTTTTTCAAGCCAAGGTTCGCTGAGGCAGAGTAATAAGAATAATGGTGGGTTACGCTGCGCTAACCCACCCTACAATTTTTGGGTAATTTATTTTTTGGGTTTTCCTTTATCCAATAATTTCAGGCTGTGGTTGTGGCAATAAACGCTTCACACTTTGCTGAACAAATCCTGGCAAAAAACCCATCTGCTGGTTGCGCTGAAAGACGTTTTGCAAAGTTTGCCGCAATTTCTCCAAATTTAAGGCTTTTCCCGAATCTAGGGCTATTTCCTGCTGTTCAAAATATTCCACTAAACTTAACCCGGCTACCCTGGTAAGATAAGCTGCACTGACACCCTGCACTACTCCACCAGCAACAAAGGTGACAGCGTTACTTTTCAAAACGATGCTCACAGCTTTTGTGGAAAG
Encoded here:
- a CDS encoding rubredoxin, yielding MSEQASEQAVETPALDRYECRACGYVYEPEKGDDSHNIDPETPFAELPITWRCPVCTAKKTAFANIGPAGTVSGFKENLGYGLGVNRLTPGQKNILIFGALALGFLFFISLYGLQ
- the ndhC gene encoding photosynthetic/respiratory NAD(P)H-quinone oxidoreductase subunit C, giving the protein MFVLSGYEYLLGFFIICSLVPALALSASKLLRPRGNSLERLTTYESGMEPIGGAWIQFNIRYYMFALVFVVFDVETVFLYPWAVAFHRLGLLAFIEALVFIAILVVALVYAWRKGALEWS
- the ndhK gene encoding photosynthetic/respiratory NAD(P)H-quinone oxidoreductase subunit K, producing the protein MVLNSNLTTSDKEQIINPVERPAITQDLSENVILTTVDDLYNWARLSSLWPLLFGTACCFIEFAALIGSRFDFDRFGLIPRSSPRQADLIITAGTITMKMAPQLVRLYEQMPEPKYVIAMGACTITGGMFSMDSPTAVRGVDKLIPVDVYLPGCPPRPEAIIDAIIKLRKKIANDSMQERGQLKQTHRFYSTTHNLKPTEQILTGKYLQSETRYTPPKELTEAIGLPVPPALLTAKTQEKEQNRG
- a CDS encoding NAD(P)H-quinone oxidoreductase subunit J, which translates into the protein MAEEDSQPVPAAEESLVKAGPISQWLTENGFDHESLAPDKLGVEIIKVESDFLLPISTALYAYGFNYLQFQSGIDLGPGEDLVSVYHLIKVGDDAVKPEEIRVKVFLPRENPSVPSVYWIWKTADWQERETYDMFGIVYEGHPNLKRILMPEDWVGWPLRKDYISPDFYELQDAY